A DNA window from Gasterosteus aculeatus chromosome 16, fGasAcu3.hap1.1, whole genome shotgun sequence contains the following coding sequences:
- the LOC144388845 gene encoding putative G-protein coupled receptor 82 has protein sequence MSLNDSVKVTAGGHMGNTLHTFPPDNASLPSSALSLCPTAVTLVFLPSAYTLLSLTALPGNALSLWVFLRCIATASPTHVYLSHLSVSNLMVALTAPFHAAFFARGSSWPLSGAACQLVVHGATALSYVNIHIGMAILTWLALSRFAALVQHTHASRRSACTTLLPRGFFARLTMASFASRVCGGVWVAAVVGTVAFYYLVQESVRGDAAASGGCVERCYSPAVEIGRGPAARVAVAVVALFFLFYLLVLLSYMSALKHIERSRRSARRKTSQSLLGRVLRNIVIIQVVLSVCLLPYYIFKAIFISWVIDERQRTYPAGACNLCHPLSPFIELKNCLLLLAASRGSTDPLMYFLLDETFRHQGLRLLRCKRNSPDGRPADSARGSDNQRGGQLEDGIVDFTV, from the exons ATGTCTTTGAACGATTCCGTCAAAGTTACAGCGGGAG GTCACATGGGGAATACGCTGCACACTTTCCCCCCAGACAAcgcttccctcccctcctcggccctctccctctgccccaCCGCCGTCACGCTCGTCTTCCTCCCCTCCGCCTacaccctcctctccctcaccgCGCTGCCGGGCAACGCGCTGTCTCTGTGGGTGTTCCTGCGGTGCATCGCCACCGCGTCCCCCACCCACGTCTACCTGTCCCACCTGAGCGTCTCCAACCTGATGGTGGCCCTCACCGCGCCCTTCCACGCGGCCTTCTTCGCCCGAGGCTCGTCCTGGCCGCTGAGCGGCGCCGCGTGTCAGCTGGTTGTGCACGGCGCCACCGCGCTGTCCTACGTCAACATCCACATCGGCATGGCGATCCTCACTTGGTTGGCGCTCAGCCGCTTCGCCGCCCTCGTCCAGCACACCCACGCCTCCCGGCGGAGCGCCTGCACCACCCTGCTGCCGCGCGGCTTCTTCGCCCGCCTCACGATGGCCTCCTTCGCCAGCAGGGTGTGCGGCGGCGTGTGGGTGGCGGCGGTCGTGGGCACGGTGGCTTTTTACTACTTGGTGCAGGAGTCGGTGAGGGGCGACGCGGCGGCCAGCGGCGGGTGTGTGGAGCGGTGCTACAGCCCGGCGGTGGAGATCGGACGCGGCCCGGCTGCGAGGGTGGCCGTGGCCGTCGTCGcgctgttcttcctcttctacctgctggtgctgctgtcctACATGAGCGCGCTGAAGCACATCGAACGCTCACGCCGCAGCGCGAGACGCAAGACCTCCCAGAGCCTGCTGGGCAGGGTCCTCCGCAACATCGTCATCATCCAG GTCGTCCTCTCAGTCTGTCTGCTGCCGTACTACATCTTCAAAGCGATCTTCATTTCATGGGTGATCGACGAGCGGCAGCGGACGTATCCGGCCGGCGCCTGCAACCTCTGTCACCCGCTCTCCCCCTTCATCGAG ctgAAGAACTGCCTGCTGCTTCTGGCTGCGTCGAGAGGTTCAACGGACCCGCTGATGTACTTCCTGTTGGACGAGACCTTCCGTCATCAGGGCCTCAGACTTCTGAGGTGCAAGCGAAACAGCCCCGACGGGCGACCGGCGGATTCGGCGAGGGGAAGTGACAATCAGAGGGGCGGACAATTGGAGGACGGAATTGTGGATTTCACTGTCTAG
- the gpr34b gene encoding putative G-protein coupled receptor 34b — translation MIRNISTTTFQTADGAAETNFTASQQACVNRDALQSPLAVLYSVIFVLGLAGNLLALLVFFCVHSKKNSVRVFLINIAFADLLLVVCLPFRILYHSRGNVWTLGPTLCKVVGNLFYMNMYISVTLLGLISVDRYLKIHRGARAQHRLRSTRWSSVLCALVWLVALALAVALLMSKNHSQVERCFHYKVLQKAKWKAYINVSLLVVFWLVFFSLVVSYGKIALKLQRTSRARPDLPNASRYTRTARKSFFILFLFTVCFVPYHVVRVFYIRTQITDTSCFWRGVADKANEVALLFSALNSCLDPVMYFLVSSSMRKEVLRLAGSMFCVRDAGAVSGSTTSVEPDGRTDRGEANVSLRGKTSTECSPALSP, via the exons ATGATCAGAAACATCTCCACCACCACGTTCCAGACTGCGGACGGCGCCGCAGAGACCAACTTCACCGCGAGCCAACAGGCGTGCGTGAACCGCGACGCGCTGCAGAGCCCGCTGGCGGTGCTCTACAGCGTCATCTTCGTCCTGGGGCTGGCCGGGAACCTGCTGGCTCTGCTGGTTTTCTTCTGCGTTCACTCCAAGAAGAACTCGGTGCGGGTGTTCCTCATCAACATCGCTTTTGCcgacctgctgctggtggtgtgcCTGCCCTTCAGGATCCTCTACCACAGCCGGGGCAACGTCTGGACCCTGGGGCCCACCTTGTGCAAAGTGGTGGGCAACCTCTTCTACATGAACATGTACATCAGCGTCACGCTGCTGGGCCTCATCAGCGTGGACCGCTACCTGAAGATCCACCGAGGTGCGAGGGCGCAGCACAGGCTGCGCTCCACCAGGTGGAGCAGTGTCCTCTGTGCGCTCGTCTGGCTCGTGGCCCTTGCTTTGGCTGTGGCGCTGCTGATGTCCAAGAACCACTCGCAGGTGGAGAG ATGTTTCCACTACAAGGTGCTGCAGAAGGCCAAGTGGAAGGCTTACATCAACGTGTCTCTGCTGGTGGTCTTCTGGCTCGTCTTCTTCTCCCTGGTGGTGTCTTACGGGAAGATCGCTCTCAAGCTTCAGAGGACATCTCGGGCGAGGCCGGACCTGCCCAACGCCTCCCGCTACACCCGGACCGCCAGGAAgtccttcttcatcctcttcctcttcaccgTCTGCTTCGTCCCGTACCACGTGGTCAGGGTGTTCTACATAAGGACCCAGATCACGGACACGTCCTGCTTCTGGCGCGGCGTGGCCGACAAAGCCAACGAGGTGGCCCTGCTGTTTTCCGCTCTCAACAGCTGCCTGGACCCCGTCATGTACTTCCTGGTGTCCTCCTCGATGAGGAAGGAGGTGCTGCGCTTGGCGGGCAGCATGTTCTGCGTGCGAGACGCCGGCGCAGTCAGCGGGAGCACCACCAGCGTGGAGCCGGACGGGAGGACGGACAGGGGAGAGGCGAACGTCAGCTTGAGGGGGAAGACGAGCACCGAGTGCAGCCCGGCTCTGAGCCCGTGA